A stretch of the Mesorhizobium sp. Pch-S genome encodes the following:
- the rpsJ gene encoding 30S ribosomal protein S10, translated as MNGQNIRIRLKAFDHRVLDASTREIVSTAKRTGANVRGPIPLPTRIEKFTVNRSPHVDKKSREQFEMRTHKRLLDIVDPTPQTVDALMKLDLAAGVDVEIKL; from the coding sequence ATGAACGGACAGAATATCCGCATCCGACTTAAAGCGTTCGATCACCGCGTGCTCGATGCTTCGACGCGGGAAATCGTTTCCACGGCCAAGCGCACCGGCGCTAACGTCCGCGGCCCGATTCCGCTGCCGACCCGCATTGAGAAGTTCACGGTCAACCGTTCGCCGCACGTCGACAAGAAGAGCCGCGAACAGTTCGAGATGCGCACCCACAAGCGCCTGCTCGACATCGTGGACCCGACCCCGCAGACGGTTGATGCGCTGATGAAGCTCGATCTGGCCGCCGGCGTGGACGTCGAAATCAAGCTCTAA
- a CDS encoding 50S ribosomal protein L23 has translation MTDLRHYDVIVSPAITEKSTMASEQNQVVFNVAKKASKPEIKAAVEALFGVKVTAVNTLVRKGKVKRFRGTIGRQGDVKRAVVTLADGQSIDVATGL, from the coding sequence ATGACCGACCTTCGTCATTACGACGTGATCGTCTCGCCGGCGATCACCGAAAAGTCGACCATGGCGTCCGAGCAGAACCAGGTGGTCTTCAACGTCGCCAAGAAGGCGTCGAAGCCGGAGATCAAGGCAGCAGTCGAGGCGCTGTTCGGCGTCAAGGTGACGGCTGTGAACACGCTGGTCCGCAAGGGCAAGGTGAAGCGCTTCCGCGGCACGATCGGCCGCCAGGGCGACGTCAAGCGAGCAGTGGTGACGCTGGCCGATGGCCAGTCGATCGACGTCGCGACGGGTCTCTGA
- the rplC gene encoding 50S ribosomal protein L3, protein MRSGVIAQKVGMTRIYNDAGEHVPVTVLRMESCQVVAQRTQEKNGYTAVQLGVGLAKVKNTSKAMRGHFAAASVEPKAKLAEFRVSPDNLLDVGAELTVDHFVAGQKVDVTGTSTGKGFQGVIKRHNFGGGRATHGNSLSHRVHGSTGQRQDPGKVFKGKKMAGHMGATRVTTQNVEVVSTDADRGLILIRGAVPGTKGAWILVRDAAKVALPANAPKPAAIRAAANNQAPATEGAE, encoded by the coding sequence ATGCGTTCAGGTGTAATTGCACAGAAGGTGGGAATGACCCGCATCTACAATGATGCCGGTGAGCATGTCCCCGTTACCGTTCTCCGCATGGAGAGCTGCCAGGTTGTCGCGCAGCGTACGCAGGAAAAGAACGGCTATACCGCTGTTCAGCTCGGCGTCGGGCTTGCCAAGGTGAAGAACACGTCGAAGGCCATGCGCGGTCATTTCGCCGCCGCCTCCGTGGAGCCGAAGGCCAAGCTTGCCGAGTTCCGCGTTTCGCCGGACAACCTCTTGGACGTCGGCGCCGAGCTGACCGTCGACCACTTCGTCGCCGGCCAGAAGGTTGACGTCACCGGTACTTCGACCGGTAAGGGTTTCCAGGGTGTCATCAAGCGCCACAACTTCGGTGGTGGCCGCGCGACCCACGGTAACTCGCTGTCGCACCGTGTGCACGGTTCGACCGGTCAGCGCCAGGACCCCGGCAAGGTGTTCAAGGGCAAGAAGATGGCCGGCCACATGGGTGCTACCCGCGTGACCACGCAGAACGTCGAAGTCGTTTCGACCGATGCCGATCGCGGCCTCATCCTCATCCGTGGCGCGGTTCCGGGCACCAAGGGCGCCTGGATCCTGGTTCGCGACGCCGCCAAGGTGGCTCTGCCTGCCAACGCGCCGAAGCCGGCCGCGATCCGCGCCGCCGCCAACAATCAGGCTCCGGCCACCGAGGGAGCGGAATAA
- the rplD gene encoding 50S ribosomal protein L4, with translation MDLKITTLAGKDAGKVKLSEEIFGLEPREDILARVVRWQLAKKQQGTHQAKGRADIARTGAKMYKQKGTGRARHSSARAPQFRGGGKAHGPVARSHEHDLPKKVRALGIKHALSAKAKSSSLIVVDELKLAEAKTKALVENFASLGLTNALFIGGAELDQGFKRAASNIPNIDVLPIQGINVYDILRRGTLVLSKAAVEALEERFK, from the coding sequence ATGGACCTCAAGATCACCACTCTCGCCGGCAAGGACGCCGGCAAGGTGAAGCTCTCGGAAGAGATCTTCGGCCTTGAGCCCCGCGAGGACATCCTCGCCCGCGTCGTTCGCTGGCAGCTCGCCAAGAAGCAGCAGGGCACGCATCAGGCCAAGGGCCGCGCCGACATCGCGCGCACCGGTGCCAAGATGTACAAGCAGAAGGGTACGGGCCGCGCCCGTCACTCCTCGGCACGCGCTCCGCAGTTCCGCGGCGGTGGCAAGGCTCATGGCCCGGTTGCCCGCAGCCACGAGCACGACCTGCCCAAGAAGGTCCGCGCGCTCGGCATCAAGCACGCTCTGTCGGCCAAGGCGAAAAGCTCTTCGCTCATCGTCGTGGACGAGCTGAAGCTGGCCGAAGCCAAGACCAAGGCTCTGGTCGAGAACTTCGCGTCGCTCGGCCTGACCAACGCTCTGTTCATCGGCGGTGCCGAACTCGACCAGGGTTTCAAGCGGGCTGCTTCGAACATCCCGAACATCGACGTGCTGCCCATCCAGGGCATCAACGTCTACGACATTCTGCGCCGCGGCACGCTGGTCCTTTCCAAGGCCGCCGTCGAGGCTCTCGAGGAGCGCTTCAAATGA
- the tuf gene encoding elongation factor Tu, producing MAKGKFERTKPHVNIGTIGHVDHGKTSLTAAITKYFGEYKPYDQIDAAPEEKARGITISTAHVEYETPNRHYAHVDCPGHADYVKNMITGAAQMDGAILVVSAADGPMPQTREHILLARQVGVPAIVVFLNKVDQVDDAELLELVELEVRELLSKYEFPGDDIPIIKGSALAALEDSNKEIGETAIRKLMEEVDAYIPTPERPIDKPFLMPIEDVFSISGRGTVVTGRVERGIVKVGEELEIVGIRPTTKTTCTGVEMFRKLLDQGQAGDNIGALLRGVDREGVERGQVLAKPGSVKPHKKFKAEAYILTKEEGGRHTPFFTNYRPQFYFRTTDVTGIVSLPAGTEMVMPGDNITVDVELIVPIAMEEKLRFAIREGGRTVGAGIVASIVE from the coding sequence ATGGCAAAAGGTAAATTCGAGCGTACGAAGCCTCATGTGAACATTGGCACGATTGGTCACGTTGACCATGGCAAGACGTCGCTGACGGCAGCGATCACGAAGTACTTTGGCGAATACAAGCCTTACGATCAGATCGACGCGGCTCCTGAAGAGAAGGCGCGCGGCATCACGATCTCGACGGCGCACGTCGAGTACGAGACGCCGAACCGTCACTATGCGCACGTCGACTGCCCCGGCCACGCCGACTATGTGAAGAACATGATCACCGGTGCCGCCCAGATGGACGGCGCGATCCTGGTTGTTTCGGCCGCTGACGGCCCGATGCCGCAGACCCGCGAGCACATCCTGCTTGCGCGTCAGGTTGGCGTTCCTGCGATCGTGGTGTTCCTGAACAAGGTCGACCAGGTCGACGACGCCGAGCTTCTCGAGCTGGTCGAGCTGGAAGTTCGCGAGCTTCTGTCGAAGTACGAGTTCCCAGGCGACGACATTCCGATCATCAAGGGCTCGGCGCTTGCTGCTCTGGAAGACTCCAACAAGGAGATCGGCGAGACTGCGATCCGCAAGCTGATGGAAGAGGTTGACGCCTACATCCCGACGCCGGAGCGTCCGATCGACAAGCCGTTCCTGATGCCGATCGAAGACGTGTTCTCGATCTCGGGCCGCGGCACGGTTGTGACGGGTCGCGTCGAGCGCGGCATCGTGAAGGTCGGCGAGGAACTGGAAATCGTCGGCATCCGTCCGACCACGAAGACGACCTGCACGGGCGTCGAGATGTTCCGCAAGCTGCTGGACCAGGGCCAGGCTGGCGACAACATCGGCGCGCTGCTGCGTGGCGTTGACCGTGAAGGCGTCGAGCGCGGCCAGGTTCTGGCCAAGCCGGGTTCGGTGAAGCCGCACAAGAAGTTCAAGGCTGAAGCCTACATCCTGACGAAGGAAGAGGGTGGCCGTCATACGCCGTTCTTTACGAACTACCGTCCGCAGTTCTACTTCCGCACGACGGACGTGACGGGCATCGTCTCGCTGCCGGCCGGCACCGAGATGGTGATGCCTGGCGACAACATCACCGTTGACGTCGAGCTGATCGTGCCGATCGCCATGGAAGAGAAGCTGCGCTTCGCTATCCGCGAAGGCGGCCGTACCGTCGGCGCCGGCATCGTCGCTTCCATCGTCGAGTAA